A window from Streptomyces subrutilus encodes these proteins:
- a CDS encoding ice-binding family protein, with protein sequence MKLRILQAARRRAVSSGLAAGVAATVAAVVVASTPTLALAIATPVPLATAASYSVLAGSQVTNTGPSVISHDLGVHPGTAITGFPPGLVQGAVHSADAAALQAKSDLVVAYNNAAGQATDFALPAGIGTGTTLLPGVHTAVAGVGLTGDLILDAGGDPNAVWVFQIPEALTTASSSRVLLTNGASACNVYWQIGSSATLGTNSTFVGTIMALTSISVTTGTNIEGRALARNGAVSLDTNRIFLGTCATGGTIGGTTTGTTTGTTTGTTTGTTAGTTGGTAGGTSGVLGGVLGGVTTGGGLLGGPIASIVTGGTSGNISGNTSGNVAGNIAGNTTGASTVGNTGGGHGGKPGHGPGKPGHGEGPGKPGHEHGEGPGKPGHEHGEGPGKPGHDDKPGEHHGYGAEPVNF encoded by the coding sequence ATGAAACTGAGAATCCTTCAAGCGGCCCGGCGCCGCGCTGTGTCCAGCGGGCTGGCCGCGGGTGTCGCCGCGACGGTTGCCGCTGTCGTGGTCGCCAGTACCCCGACGCTGGCACTGGCGATCGCCACGCCGGTACCGCTGGCCACGGCGGCGAGCTATTCCGTGCTGGCGGGCTCGCAGGTCACGAACACCGGCCCGTCCGTGATCAGTCATGACCTCGGCGTACATCCGGGCACGGCCATCACGGGATTCCCGCCCGGCCTGGTGCAGGGTGCGGTGCACTCCGCCGATGCTGCTGCCCTCCAGGCCAAGAGCGACCTGGTCGTGGCCTACAACAACGCTGCGGGCCAGGCCACCGACTTCGCGCTGCCGGCGGGAATCGGCACGGGCACCACCCTGCTTCCCGGGGTTCACACGGCCGTGGCCGGTGTGGGGCTCACCGGCGACCTGATCCTGGACGCCGGAGGAGATCCCAATGCCGTCTGGGTGTTCCAGATCCCCGAGGCGTTGACCACGGCCTCGTCCAGCCGGGTGCTGCTCACCAACGGTGCCTCGGCGTGCAACGTGTACTGGCAGATCGGCAGTTCGGCCACGCTCGGCACCAACTCCACCTTCGTCGGGACGATCATGGCGCTGACCTCGATCAGTGTGACCACGGGCACGAACATCGAGGGCCGGGCCCTGGCTCGCAACGGCGCCGTCTCGCTCGACACCAACCGGATCTTCCTGGGGACGTGCGCGACCGGCGGTACCATCGGCGGTACGACGACCGGTACGACCACGGGCACCACGACCGGCACCACGACAGGTACGACTGCCGGCACCACGGGCGGTACGGCAGGCGGCACCTCCGGCGTCCTCGGTGGCGTCCTCGGCGGTGTGACGACGGGCGGCGGCCTGCTCGGCGGCCCCATCGCCAGCATCGTCACCGGAGGCACCTCGGGGAACATCTCCGGGAACACGTCGGGGAACGTCGCCGGGAACATCGCGGGCAACACGACCGGAGCCAGCACCGTCGGCAACACCGGCGGGGGCCACGGCGGCAAGCCGGGTCACGGTCCGGGTAAGCCCGGCCACGGAGAGGGCCCGGGCAAGCCGGGTCACGAGCACGGCGAGGGTCCGGGTAAGCCGGGTCACGAGCACGGTGAAGGCCCGGGCAAGCCCGGCCACGACGACAAGCCCGGTGAGCACCACGGCTATGGCGCCGAACCCGTGAACTTCTAG